A single genomic interval of Salmo trutta chromosome 13, fSalTru1.1, whole genome shotgun sequence harbors:
- the LOC115204872 gene encoding uncharacterized protein LOC115204872: AAFDTVNHQILLSTLSELGISGAAHAWIASYLTGRFYQVANRISACLADISVWMTAHHLKLNLGKTELLFLLGKDCPFHDLTITVDNSIVSSSQSAKNLGVTLDNTLSFSTNIKAVTRSCRFMLYNIRRVRPCLTQEAAQVLVQALLISRLDYCNSLLAGLPACAIKPLQLTQNAAARLVFNLPKFSHVTPLLRSLHWLPVEARIRYKSMVLAYGAVRGTAPPYLQAPIRPYTQTRALRSSTSGLLASLPLRKHSSRSAQSKLFAALAPQWWNKLPHDARTAESITTFRRHLKPHLFNF; this comes from the exons gctgcctttgatactgtgaaccatcagatcctcctctccaccctctccgagctgggcatctccggcgcggcccacgcttggattgcgtcctacctgacaggtcgcttctaccag gtggcgaatcgcatctctgcatgtctggcagacatatcagtgtggatgacggctcaccacctcaagctgaacctcggcaagacggagctgctcttcctcctggggaaggactgcccgttccatgatctcaccatcacggttgacaactccattgtgtcctcctcccagagtgctaagaaccttggcgtgaccctggacaacaccctgtcgttctccactaacatcaaggcggtgacccgatcctgtaggttcatgctctacaacattcgcagagtacgaccctgcctcacacaggaagcggcgcaggtcctagtccaggcacttctcatctcccgtctggattactgcaactcgctgttggctgggctccctgcctgtgccattaaacccctacaactcacccagaacgccgcagcccgtctggtgttcaaccttcccaagttctctcacgtcaccccgctcctccgctctctccactggcttccagttgaagctcgcatccgctacaagtccatggtgcttgcctacggagctgtgaggggaacggcacctccgtaccttcaggctccgatcaggccctacacccaaacaagggcactgcgttcatccacctctggcctgctcgcctccctacctctgaggaagcacagttcccgctcagcccagtcaaaactgttcgctgctctggcaccccaatggtggaacaagctccctcacgacgccaggacagcggagtcaatcaccaccttccggagacacctgaaaccccacctctttaacttc